From one Streptomyces sp. ICC1 genomic stretch:
- a CDS encoding urease accessory protein UreD translates to MDPAHYEPPRVPPEVLRHASAPDTLGVGRPGKVGLLELGFELVGGRTELVRHYQKSPLQIMRPLYFDPHRPDLPITFLMSTGGGIIQADRLRTELDFGPGTSAHVTTQAAAKVYRMEHDYAAAQVFLTAGPHAYVEYLPDPVIPYVDSRFYQRTVVTADPTATVLVSETVLSGRLARGEHNAYRVFASDFELRRPDGGLVALDTVRLEPGNGSGGRDTDGERGGLGSSAVDGPAVLAGHSVTACFFAVSPLAPARELADLLHRTLADSGLPYGVSVLPQDCGAWVRVLGDHTEPVTRALTAVWDAVRRRLIGVPAPALRKT, encoded by the coding sequence CTGGACCCCGCGCACTACGAGCCGCCGCGCGTCCCGCCCGAGGTGCTCCGGCACGCTTCGGCGCCCGACACCCTGGGGGTGGGGCGGCCGGGCAAGGTCGGCCTGCTCGAACTGGGCTTCGAGCTGGTCGGCGGCCGCACCGAGCTGGTGCGGCACTACCAGAAGTCCCCGCTGCAGATCATGCGCCCGCTCTACTTCGACCCGCACCGCCCCGATCTGCCGATCACCTTCCTGATGTCCACGGGCGGCGGGATCATCCAGGCCGACCGGCTGCGCACCGAGCTCGACTTCGGCCCCGGCACCTCGGCGCACGTCACGACCCAGGCGGCCGCCAAGGTCTACCGGATGGAGCACGACTACGCCGCCGCGCAGGTCTTCCTGACCGCCGGGCCGCACGCGTACGTCGAGTACCTCCCCGACCCCGTCATCCCCTACGTCGATTCGCGCTTCTACCAGCGCACGGTCGTCACGGCCGACCCCACCGCCACCGTGCTGGTGAGCGAGACGGTGCTGTCCGGCCGGCTCGCGCGCGGCGAGCACAACGCCTACCGGGTCTTCGCCTCCGACTTCGAACTGCGGCGTCCGGACGGCGGGCTGGTCGCGCTGGACACCGTACGGCTGGAGCCCGGGAACGGTAGCGGGGGCAGGGATACGGACGGCGAGCGCGGCGGCCTCGGCAGCAGCGCGGTCGACGGACCCGCCGTGCTGGCCGGCCACTCCGTGACGGCCTGCTTCTTCGCGGTCAGCCCGCTCGCGCCCGCCCGCGAGCTGGCCGACCTGCTGCACCGGACCCTGGCCGACAGCGGGCTCCCGTACGGGGTCAGCGTGCTCCCGCAGGACTGCGGGGCCTGGGTGCGGGTGCTCGGCGACCACACCGAGCCCGTGACCCGGGCGCTCACGGCCGTCTGGGACGCGGTCCGGCGCAGGCTGATCGGCGTACCGGCGCCGGCCCTCCGCAAGACCTGA
- a CDS encoding ammonium transporter, with the protein MPSGYDTGNTAWMMASTAMVLLMTPGLAFFYGGMVKTKHVLVMLKMSFACLSLVTILWVAVGYSLAFGKDSGAGLIGNLDHAFFRGIGMDSLHGSIPTMIFACFQMSFAIITVALISGSIAGRATMKGWLVFVVAWTLLVYVPTAHWVFASDGWIQKSLGALDYAGGLPVELSSGASGLAVAIVLRKRKDFERETIRPHNLPLVVIGLALLWFGWFGFNAGSALQVEGSAPTTFFNTQLAAAGAMIGWPIIEKWRLGHVEMLGVASAAVAGMVAITPACGEVSPIGALIIGFVAGVVCCFAVNMKFKIGVDDTLDVVGVHGWGGIVGVLSIGFFATAAMSGKKGLFYGGGLDLLWRQAVAVLAVGTFSFVMTCLIAKVIDMTVGFRTSEEYENVPGREEEVAYDNETLDQIRDRMGGSGDAARESAPVGAGVGAGAAKDAAERRDAALLAEIVSVLDRRERDK; encoded by the coding sequence ATGCCCAGTGGCTACGACACGGGTAATACCGCCTGGATGATGGCGAGCACCGCGATGGTGCTGCTCATGACCCCGGGCCTCGCCTTCTTCTACGGAGGCATGGTCAAGACCAAGCACGTGCTGGTGATGCTCAAGATGAGCTTCGCCTGCCTGTCGCTGGTGACGATCCTGTGGGTCGCGGTCGGCTACTCCCTCGCCTTCGGCAAGGACTCCGGGGCCGGCCTGATCGGCAACCTCGACCACGCGTTCTTCCGGGGCATCGGGATGGACTCCCTGCACGGTTCCATCCCGACCATGATCTTCGCCTGCTTCCAGATGTCCTTCGCGATCATCACGGTGGCGCTGATCAGCGGCTCGATCGCGGGCCGGGCCACCATGAAGGGCTGGCTGGTCTTCGTCGTCGCGTGGACCCTGCTGGTCTACGTGCCCACCGCGCACTGGGTGTTCGCCTCCGACGGCTGGATCCAGAAGTCCCTGGGCGCGCTCGACTACGCCGGCGGCCTGCCGGTCGAGCTCAGCTCCGGCGCCTCGGGGCTCGCGGTGGCGATCGTGCTGCGCAAGCGCAAGGACTTCGAGCGCGAGACGATCCGCCCGCACAACCTGCCGCTGGTCGTCATCGGCCTGGCGCTGCTGTGGTTCGGCTGGTTCGGCTTCAACGCGGGCTCCGCGCTCCAGGTCGAGGGCAGCGCGCCGACCACCTTCTTCAACACGCAGTTGGCGGCCGCGGGCGCGATGATCGGCTGGCCGATCATCGAGAAGTGGCGGCTGGGCCACGTGGAGATGCTGGGCGTCGCCTCGGCGGCGGTCGCGGGCATGGTGGCCATCACCCCGGCCTGCGGCGAGGTCTCCCCGATCGGCGCGCTGATCATCGGCTTCGTCGCGGGCGTCGTCTGCTGCTTCGCCGTCAACATGAAGTTCAAGATCGGCGTGGACGACACCCTCGACGTGGTCGGCGTGCACGGCTGGGGCGGCATCGTCGGCGTGCTCTCCATCGGCTTCTTCGCCACGGCCGCGATGAGCGGCAAGAAGGGCCTCTTCTACGGGGGCGGCCTCGACCTGCTGTGGCGCCAGGCCGTCGCCGTCCTGGCGGTGGGCACCTTCTCCTTCGTCATGACCTGCCTCATCGCCAAGGTGATCGACATGACCGTCGGCTTCCGCACCTCCGAGGAGTACGAGAACGTACCCGGCCGCGAGGAGGAGGTCGCGTACGACAACGAGACCCTCGATCAGATCCGCGACCGGATGGGCGGCTCCGGCGACGCGGCCCGTGAGTCCGCGCCGGTGGGCGCGGGCGTGGGAGCGGGCGCGGCCAAGGACGCCGCGGAGCGCCGGGACGCCGCCCTGCTCGCCGAGATCGTATCCGTGCTGGACCGACGAGAGCGTGACAAGTGA